The Pseudoxanthomonas sp. SL93 genome segment TGCGGCGCCGCAGGAAACGCTGCGCGTCGCGGCCGCCGCCTGTGGCGACGCCGTCGCCGAGCAGTGGGGCCAGCCGGCCCGCAGGATCGACTTCCATGACCTGAAGGGCGACCTGGAAAGCCTGGCAACCCTCGCCGGTGCGACGCTGTCGTTCCAGCCGTCAACGGCCGGCTACGGCCATCCGGGGCGTTCGGCCGACGTCCATCGCGACGGCCGGCGGATCGGCTGGATCGGGCAGCTGCACCCGCGCCTGGCCCGCCTGCTTGGCCTGGATACGGATGTGGTGGCGTTCGAGGTGGATCTGGGGCCGCTCAGCGAACGGTCGCTGCCGCGTGCGACCGAACAGTCGCGCTATCCGTCCGTCCGCCGGGACCTTGCGTTCGTCGTCGCCGACACGGTGCCCTGGGCCGCCCTGGCCGAGACCGTGAAGCACGCCGCAGGCCCGCTGTTGCGGGACGTGCAGGTGTTCGACCGGTACGTCGGGCAGGGGGTCGAATCGGGTCAAAAGAGTCTCGCTATGGGCTTGATTTTGCAGGACAACTCACGCACTCTGACCGACCGCGATGTGGAGCAGGTGGTGTCCGCTGTGGTGTCGGCCATCGACGCCGGACACGGCGCCAGGATTCGCGGATGAGCGGTAGGCAGGTAGTGGCAGGGCCGGTGACGGTCGCAACGGGGAAGCAGTACCCATGGCGTTGACCAAGGCGGAAATGGCCGAGCGTCTGTTTGACGAAGTCGGCCTGAACAAGCGCGAGGCGAAGGAGTTCGTTGACGCGTACTTCGACGTGCTGCGCGAGGCGCTGGAACAGGGGCGCCAGGTCAAGCTTTCCGGGTTCGGCAACTTCGACCTGCGGCGCAAGAACCAGCGCCCGGGCCGCAACCCGAAGACCGGCGAGGAGATCCCGATTTCGGCGCGCACGGTGGTGACGTTCCGGCCGGGCCAGAAACTCAAGGAGCGGGTGGAAACCTATGCTGGATCCGGGCAGTAACCGCGAGCTTCCGCCGATACCGGCCAAGCGCTACTTCACCATCGGTGAGGTCAGTGAACTGTGCGACGTGAAGCCGCACGTGCTGCGCTACTGGGAGACCGAGTTCCCCAGCCTGGAACCCGCCAAG includes the following:
- a CDS encoding integration host factor subunit alpha → MALTKAEMAERLFDEVGLNKREAKEFVDAYFDVLREALEQGRQVKLSGFGNFDLRRKNQRPGRNPKTGEEIPISARTVVTFRPGQKLKERVETYAGSGQ